The proteins below come from a single Streptococcus hyointestinalis genomic window:
- the mvk gene encoding mevalonate kinase, whose product MTKKIGLGKAHSKIILMGEHSVVYGYPAIALPLKNIEVVCQVTKGSHPLELDVTDPLAMAIFAALEHLDKQEECLDVHIQSQVPKKRGMGSSAAVAIAAIRGVFDYFEEDLSLETLEYLVNQAEMIAHTNPSGLDAKTCLSEVAIKFIRNIGFSEIALNLDAHLLIADTGIYGHTSEAVEKVKSLGAPALPLLKELGNLAETAEKSIAAGQLEALGSSMFAAHQALRQLGVSSKECDHLVAIAQKEGAIGAKMTGGGLGGCIIALVKSQEEAENLSSQLKKEGAINTWTEKL is encoded by the coding sequence ATGACAAAAAAAATCGGACTCGGAAAAGCGCATAGTAAGATTATTTTAATGGGGGAGCACTCGGTGGTGTATGGTTATCCAGCCATTGCTTTACCTCTAAAAAACATTGAAGTGGTTTGTCAGGTGACAAAGGGAAGTCATCCCTTAGAGCTTGATGTGACAGATCCGCTTGCCATGGCTATTTTTGCAGCGCTTGAGCATTTGGATAAGCAAGAGGAGTGCTTGGATGTTCACATCCAATCTCAAGTGCCTAAAAAGCGTGGCATGGGCTCCTCAGCAGCGGTGGCTATCGCTGCTATTCGTGGGGTTTTTGACTATTTTGAGGAGGACTTGTCGCTTGAGACGCTAGAGTATCTGGTCAATCAAGCAGAGATGATTGCGCACACCAACCCTAGCGGTCTTGACGCCAAGACCTGTCTCAGCGAGGTGGCGATTAAGTTTATCCGAAATATCGGCTTTTCAGAAATCGCTCTCAATCTGGACGCACACCTCTTGATAGCTGACACAGGTATCTATGGGCACACTAGTGAAGCTGTTGAAAAGGTCAAAAGTCTAGGTGCACCAGCACTGCCTTTGCTAAAAGAGCTAGGCAATTTAGCAGAAACCGCAGAAAAAAGTATCGCAGCAGGTCAGCTAGAAGCGCTTGGTAGCAGTATGTTTGCAGCGCACCAAGCCCTAAGACAACTGGGTGTCAGTAGCAAAGAGTGCGACCACCTTGTCGCTATTGCCCAAAAAGAGGGTGCTATAGGCGCTAAAATGACAGGCGGCGGTCTAGGTGGATGTATTATCGCACTTGTCAAAAGCCAAGAAGAAGCCGAAAACCTCAGTAGTCAACTAAAGAAAGAAGGAGCAATCAATACATGGACGGAAAAACTGTAA
- the mvaD gene encoding diphosphomevalonate decarboxylase gives MDGKTVSAKSYANIAIIKYWGKEDSQKMIPSTSSISLTLENMFTQTTLTCLPDDAKSDLFYIDGVLQDEAEHAKMTAVLDRFRYGKRQFVRIDTTNNMPTAAGLSSSSSGLSALILAANKLFETNLSQEALAQEAKFASGSSSRSFFGPIAAWDKKSGAVYPVETQLKLAMIVLVLNDQKKPISSREGMKRCHDTSTSFQQWIEQSDKDYPQMLDYLAAGDFEKVGELTEQNALAMHETTRTSSPAFSYLTDQSYQAMEYVRALRKQGERCYFTMDAGPNIKVLCLEEDLERLSKRFEEDYTIIASRTKEIR, from the coding sequence ATGGACGGAAAAACTGTAAGTGCCAAGTCTTACGCCAATATTGCCATTATCAAATATTGGGGCAAAGAGGATAGCCAAAAGATGATTCCCTCAACCAGCAGTATCTCTTTGACGCTAGAAAATATGTTTACCCAAACGACACTCACATGTTTACCAGACGACGCTAAAAGCGACTTGTTTTATATTGATGGCGTGCTCCAAGATGAGGCAGAGCATGCTAAGATGACGGCGGTTTTAGACCGCTTTAGGTATGGGAAAAGGCAGTTTGTCCGCATTGATACGACAAATAACATGCCAACAGCAGCAGGGCTTTCGTCGAGTTCTAGCGGCTTGTCTGCTCTCATTTTAGCGGCTAATAAACTCTTTGAGACTAACCTCAGCCAAGAAGCGCTCGCTCAAGAAGCTAAGTTTGCCTCTGGCTCCTCGTCACGTTCCTTCTTTGGTCCTATCGCTGCTTGGGACAAGAAGAGCGGAGCGGTCTATCCCGTTGAGACTCAGTTAAAACTAGCTATGATTGTGCTAGTGCTTAATGACCAGAAAAAGCCTATCTCAAGCCGTGAGGGCATGAAGCGTTGTCATGATACCTCCACGAGTTTTCAACAGTGGATTGAGCAGTCTGACAAAGATTATCCACAAATGCTAGATTACTTAGCAGCAGGAGACTTTGAAAAGGTAGGAGAGCTGACAGAGCAAAATGCCCTTGCCATGCATGAGACGACACGAACATCAAGTCCTGCCTTTTCTTACCTAACCGACCAGTCCTACCAGGCAATGGAGTATGTGCGTGCGCTTCGTAAGCAAGGTGAGCGCTGCTATTTCACCATGGACGCAGGACCAAACATCAAGGTGCTCTGCTTAGAAGAGGACTTAGAGCGTCTCTCTAAGCGCTTCGAGGAGGACTACACGATTATCGCATCTAGGACAAAGGAGATCAGATGA
- a CDS encoding phosphomevalonate kinase, translating into MIEVKTGGKLYVAGEYAILAPKQTALLAFIPIYMRASIQPTSIYQLSSDMFDYSCDMASLDANYALIQESVAVMEEYVLACGQKLQPFSLAITGKLERDGLKLGIGSSGSVVVLTLKAMAALYQLDVSADLLFKLAAYVLLKRGDNGSMGDIACISYESLIAYTAFDREEVRRQIDSHSLQEVLASDWGYSIRPVHSVLDIDFLVGWTRQPSISKDMIRRVKGSIDEAFLTETNQQVLRLITALETGDKLTIKDSLERISALLDQLSPAIYNDSLRRLKTASSGLDCVAKSSGSGGGDCGIALSFDEKSSHALIERWRKEGITLLLQERL; encoded by the coding sequence ATGATAGAGGTCAAAACAGGTGGAAAGCTCTATGTCGCTGGTGAGTACGCTATTTTAGCGCCCAAACAAACAGCGCTGCTGGCTTTTATCCCCATCTATATGCGTGCTAGTATCCAGCCAACCAGCATCTATCAGCTCTCCTCTGACATGTTTGACTATAGCTGTGATATGGCAAGCCTTGACGCTAATTACGCTCTCATCCAGGAGAGCGTTGCAGTGATGGAGGAGTATGTGCTCGCTTGTGGTCAAAAGCTTCAGCCCTTTTCTCTTGCTATCACAGGTAAGCTAGAGCGTGATGGGCTAAAGCTAGGTATCGGCTCAAGCGGTAGCGTTGTAGTTTTGACGCTGAAGGCAATGGCTGCGCTCTATCAGCTTGATGTATCGGCTGATTTGCTGTTTAAGCTGGCAGCTTATGTGCTACTAAAGCGTGGTGATAATGGCTCGATGGGTGATATTGCTTGTATTTCTTATGAGTCTTTGATTGCCTACACTGCCTTTGACAGAGAAGAGGTGCGCCGTCAGATAGACTCGCACAGCTTACAAGAGGTATTAGCGTCTGATTGGGGCTACAGTATTCGTCCGGTACATTCTGTCTTAGATATTGACTTTTTAGTGGGCTGGACAAGACAACCCTCCATCTCAAAAGACATGATAAGGCGTGTCAAAGGTTCAATTGATGAAGCCTTTCTGACTGAGACGAATCAGCAGGTTTTACGCTTGATAACTGCTCTTGAGACAGGAGATAAGCTTACTATCAAGGACAGTTTAGAAAGGATTAGCGCACTTCTTGACCAGCTCAGCCCTGCTATTTACAATGATAGCTTACGACGCTTAAAAACAGCTAGCTCTGGCTTAGACTGTGTCGCTAAGTCATCGGGTTCTGGTGGCGGTGATTGCGGGATTGCCCTCTCTTTTGATGAGAAGTCCAGCCACGCTTTGATTGAGCGTTGGAGAAAAGAGGGCATAACACTTCTCTTACAGGAAAGGTTATAG
- the fni gene encoding type 2 isopentenyl-diphosphate Delta-isomerase translates to MRNRKDDHIKHALAYQSPYNSFDEMELIQASLPKYALCDIDLSTSFLGMDFDFPFYINAMTGGSQKAAAVNQKLAQVAEATGLVMVTGSYSAALKNPHDQSYPRHEDYPKLKLATNIGLDKPLSAALATAKSMQPLFLQVHVNVMQELLMPEGERDFSQWQSHLQDYVQNLSTPLMLKEVGFGMDLASIKRAYELGVRCVDISGRGGTSFAYIENQRGKKLDYLNDWGQTTVQALINASPMMDKVDILASGGVRHPLDMIKCLVLGAKAVGLSRTVLELVERYQVDQVIAIVNGWKEELRLIMCALNCKSIADLRQVDYLLYGRLAQANPQHKRDSVTSRKTNYKKSQ, encoded by the coding sequence ATGAGAAATCGCAAGGATGACCACATCAAACACGCTCTTGCTTACCAGTCACCCTACAATAGCTTTGATGAGATGGAGCTGATTCAAGCGTCTCTGCCTAAGTACGCTCTTTGCGACATTGACCTTAGCACCAGCTTTTTAGGAATGGACTTTGACTTTCCCTTTTACATCAATGCGATGACAGGAGGTAGTCAAAAAGCAGCGGCGGTCAATCAAAAGCTAGCGCAAGTAGCAGAGGCGACAGGTCTTGTCATGGTGACAGGCTCCTACAGTGCTGCCCTCAAAAATCCTCATGACCAGTCCTATCCACGACATGAGGACTATCCAAAGCTTAAACTCGCAACCAACATCGGCTTAGACAAGCCCCTCTCAGCGGCGCTTGCGACCGCCAAGAGCATGCAGCCGCTCTTTTTACAAGTCCATGTCAATGTCATGCAAGAGCTTCTAATGCCAGAGGGCGAGCGTGATTTTAGTCAGTGGCAGAGCCATCTACAGGACTATGTGCAAAATCTCTCAACGCCTCTCATGCTAAAAGAGGTCGGCTTTGGCATGGATCTTGCCAGTATCAAGAGAGCTTATGAGCTGGGAGTTCGTTGTGTTGACATTTCTGGTCGAGGTGGTACCAGTTTTGCCTACATCGAAAATCAACGTGGCAAAAAACTTGATTACCTAAACGACTGGGGGCAGACAACTGTACAAGCCCTGATAAACGCAAGCCCTATGATGGACAAGGTGGATATCTTAGCATCAGGTGGCGTTCGCCATCCCCTTGATATGATTAAGTGCTTGGTGCTTGGTGCTAAGGCAGTCGGGCTATCACGGACGGTTTTAGAGCTTGTTGAGCGCTATCAAGTAGACCAAGTGATTGCCATTGTCAACGGCTGGAAAGAAGAGTTACGCCTTATCATGTGCGCTCTGAATTGCAAGAGCATTGCGGATTTGCGCCAAGTAGACTATCTCCTCTACGGACGACTAGCCCAGGCAAATCCACAGCACAAAAGAGATAGCGTGACAAGCAGAAAGACAAACTATAAGAAAAGTCAATAG